DNA from Gammaproteobacteria bacterium:
GAAAGCCAATGGTCCTACCCAGATCATCGGGTGTGGCGTAGCCACGTAGTTCGGGACGAATATTGGCCGCACAAACTAACCAATTCGCCCCCCGATAGACCCGAGATTCTCCTTCCTCGGGACCAGTGGGATCCGTTGAAGGAGAAAAACTGTAATAGGCATCGTCATATCGGTCTTGAGTCCATTTCATTACATTTCCCAACATGTCATCCAAGCCCCAAGGATTAGGTTGTAACTTACCGACCGGATGGGTTTGTTCGTTTGAATTTTCTTCGTACCATTCATATCGATTCACTGCATTTAGATTATTTCCCCAATACCAGCCGGTCGTGGTTCCTGCCTTAGCGGCATATTCCCATTCTGCCTCCGTGGGCAGGCGGTAGGCCGTGGTTCGCTCCTTGGTATTCAAAAGCAAGATGAATCTTTGAACCTCGTCCCAACTCACATATTCCACCGGTTGATGTTCTCCCTTGAACTTGCTGGGATTGCTTTCCATAATCGCCTCCCACTGGGTTTGGGTCACCTCATATTTACCAAGATAAAATGGCTTACTGATGGTAACTTGGTGACGGGGAAACTCATCCAGAGGTTGGGCACGATCATTTCCCATTAGGAATGAACCACTTGGTATCCGCACAAACTCCATGCCGATGCTATTAATAAACGTTGGTAGTGGTTCCACCACATCGATCGCCATTCCAATAATCTCATGCGTAAGAAAAAATACTGCCCATAGGAAACGTAAAGCACTCAAAGGCTTCATAGAAACTACCTTGACGCAGAAGTTA
Protein-coding regions in this window:
- a CDS encoding formylglycine-generating enzyme: MKPLSALRFLWAVFFLTHEIIGMAIDVVEPLPTFINSIGMEFVRIPSGSFLMGNDRAQPLDEFPRHQVTISKPFYLGKYEVTQTQWEAIMESNPSKFKGEHQPVEYVSWDEVQRFILLLNTKERTTAYRLPTEAEWEYAAKAGTTTGWYWGNNLNAVNRYEWYEENSNEQTHPVGKLQPNPWGLDDMLGNVMKWTQDRYDDAYYSFSPSTDPTGPEEGESRVYRGANWLVCAANIRPELRGYATPDDLGRTIGFRVAMTLVPIATVDSKSGR